The Brevibacillus brevis genome contains a region encoding:
- a CDS encoding tetratricopeptide repeat protein — MWDLLANTGFFGFILCAIGTIIFAIKRNRLWKKCLALVGVSFVLFAIGVFNIPPDPDKVKQELAASQLIFNQGQSALEAKRYEEALAAFQQVVEEDTKNYQAAQSKIKELSHQVAQTKLERAIVLYEQENYKEARSLLEQVVEIDPNIAQAQLYYGLVNLYPFEASMSGYEQVNRAIRSSTILSYGDLVSREESIGKNEALHKQAREYIEVMQDAVDSSKKNVTKATEIDPTYKEALQTTEVLQTLEQLLAKMDQYHKTYIQIADKYQSILTVEKKWKKTWDSGDFEKLDEIDPDIRQEYQELQQDIESMKAEAATLSEEISTTQKQGQDKMKQMKKILPVFDEGKQ; from the coding sequence ATGTGGGACCTGCTGGCTAACACAGGCTTTTTCGGTTTTATCCTTTGTGCAATTGGAACCATTATTTTCGCGATAAAGCGAAATCGGTTATGGAAGAAGTGTCTGGCTCTGGTCGGAGTATCATTTGTGTTGTTTGCGATAGGTGTATTCAATATTCCGCCTGATCCAGACAAAGTAAAGCAAGAGCTAGCAGCATCTCAGCTAATTTTTAATCAGGGGCAGTCAGCCTTAGAAGCCAAAAGGTATGAGGAAGCTCTAGCTGCTTTTCAACAGGTAGTCGAGGAAGACACCAAAAACTATCAGGCAGCACAGTCGAAGATCAAGGAGCTTTCGCATCAGGTAGCACAAACCAAACTGGAACGAGCGATCGTGCTGTACGAACAAGAAAATTACAAAGAAGCGAGAAGTCTGCTTGAGCAGGTGGTTGAAATAGACCCAAACATTGCACAAGCACAATTGTATTACGGGCTAGTAAATTTGTATCCTTTTGAAGCAAGCATGAGTGGGTATGAACAAGTCAATCGGGCTATTCGGTCTTCTACAATTCTATCCTATGGTGATCTTGTTTCACGGGAGGAATCCATTGGGAAGAATGAAGCCCTGCATAAGCAGGCAAGAGAATACATTGAGGTCATGCAGGATGCAGTAGATTCAAGCAAAAAGAACGTTACAAAGGCAACCGAAATTGATCCGACCTATAAAGAAGCACTTCAAACAACTGAGGTATTACAAACCCTAGAGCAATTATTGGCCAAGATGGATCAGTACCATAAAACATACATCCAAATCGCAGATAAATACCAATCCATTCTGACAGTGGAGAAGAAATGGAAAAAGACCTGGGATTCAGGTGATTTTGAAAAGCTAGACGAGATTGACCCGGACATTAGGCAGGAATATCAGGAGTTACAACAAGACATTGAGAGCATGAAGGCAGAAGCAGCCACGCTTTCCGAGGAGATTTCTACTACTCAAAAGCAAGGACAAGACAAGATGAAACAAATGAAAAAAATACTCCCAGTCTTTGATGAAGGTAAACAGTAA
- a CDS encoding helix-turn-helix domain-containing protein, with protein MDDLLQKLGERLRFLRKQKGWSQDYLAEQAGLHTNYIGQIERGEKNLTIETLYKVTLGLGTSLEELFQSIDPKVRQTGLSSIIELLSQRSEEDQAMALHLIQTVFQWNDRHTK; from the coding sequence ATGGACGATCTCTTGCAAAAGCTGGGCGAACGGTTGCGCTTTCTGCGTAAGCAAAAAGGGTGGAGTCAGGATTACTTGGCTGAACAAGCTGGCTTGCACACCAATTACATTGGACAGATTGAACGCGGCGAAAAGAATCTAACCATCGAGACACTTTACAAAGTAACGTTGGGACTTGGTACCTCACTTGAAGAGCTGTTTCAATCCATTGACCCAAAGGTTCGACAAACCGGTCTTTCCTCGATTATCGAACTGCTGTCTCAACGATCAGAAGAAGATCAGGCAATGGCACTACACTTGATCCAAACCGTGTTTCAATGGAATGACCGCCATACAAAGTAA
- a CDS encoding recombinase family protein: MIEKNVRVAIYARVSTEEQAEHGYSIDAQLETLRNYCKLNNKIVYKEYVDRGVSGKSIEGRFELQRLLKDVEDGHIDEIVVWKINRLARKMIDLLKMVDHFSKHKAVFRSFTENFETETAMGKFALQMLGAVGELERNTIVENVKMGMKQRARTGSHNGGVALGYRSVSKGDKRSRDTSLEIVPEEATLVRRIFDLYASGKGLRAIANQLNHDGYKTKRGNPFSTTAIKEIVTNPLYTGIIRYNRFENWNEHRRKGKSDNTIIAEGNHEAIIPRELWEKVQILHAEKSKVNPRVFDGQYLLTGLIRCPECGAPMVANRTKNKLKNGTVIIRRYYSCSNFRNKGTAVCHANSVGADYAEQHVLDRIRYVILNPQFLQNLVDAINNRKTYSIVPLQKEKCSIEASLAAIEDKRKKYFALYEEYAIDREMFVTRLDQLTTETEMLQRRQSEIEYELGTDSAEPISADYILQILKQFDALVELATLEQKKTLLRLMINEIHINEKREIMSIELAFDEQMHTLFLKVDPSARKVEGSLFLPKQQAAFTSKPKRFTLLL; encoded by the coding sequence ATGATTGAAAAAAATGTTCGTGTCGCCATTTATGCCCGCGTAAGTACGGAAGAACAGGCGGAACATGGCTATAGTATAGATGCACAGCTCGAAACACTCCGAAATTATTGCAAGCTGAACAACAAGATCGTATACAAGGAATACGTAGACCGCGGCGTTTCCGGTAAGTCAATTGAGGGTCGCTTTGAATTGCAGCGTCTGCTCAAAGATGTGGAAGACGGACATATTGATGAAATTGTCGTATGGAAAATAAACCGGCTTGCGCGTAAAATGATAGACCTTTTGAAAATGGTCGATCACTTTAGCAAACACAAGGCAGTCTTTCGCAGCTTCACCGAGAATTTTGAAACAGAAACTGCGATGGGCAAGTTTGCCTTGCAAATGCTGGGGGCTGTCGGCGAGCTGGAACGGAATACAATTGTCGAGAACGTAAAAATGGGCATGAAGCAACGGGCAAGAACGGGCAGCCATAATGGAGGTGTAGCCCTGGGTTACCGAAGCGTGTCCAAAGGGGACAAACGAAGCCGAGACACAAGTTTGGAGATCGTACCAGAGGAAGCGACTTTGGTTCGCAGGATATTTGACTTGTACGCTTCTGGCAAAGGACTCCGAGCCATCGCCAATCAACTTAACCACGATGGATATAAAACCAAAAGGGGAAATCCATTCAGTACGACCGCGATCAAGGAGATTGTGACTAACCCACTCTATACGGGGATTATCCGATACAACCGTTTCGAGAACTGGAATGAACATAGGCGGAAGGGCAAAAGTGACAATACCATTATTGCGGAAGGTAATCATGAAGCCATTATCCCGCGAGAGCTGTGGGAGAAGGTTCAGATTCTACATGCGGAAAAATCCAAGGTAAATCCTCGTGTATTTGATGGCCAATACCTACTAACGGGTCTTATTCGGTGCCCAGAGTGTGGAGCACCAATGGTAGCGAATCGCACCAAGAACAAGTTGAAGAATGGAACGGTGATCATACGCAGGTACTATTCATGCAGCAATTTCCGAAACAAAGGGACGGCTGTATGCCATGCGAACAGTGTAGGAGCGGACTATGCAGAGCAACACGTATTGGATCGTATCCGTTACGTGATTTTGAACCCGCAATTTCTCCAAAATCTTGTTGACGCCATTAACAATCGAAAAACGTACTCGATAGTACCGCTTCAAAAAGAGAAATGCAGCATCGAGGCAAGCCTCGCCGCAATTGAGGACAAGCGAAAGAAATACTTTGCCTTATATGAAGAATATGCAATCGACCGCGAGATGTTTGTGACCCGCTTGGATCAGCTCACGACTGAGACGGAAATGCTGCAACGTCGTCAATCAGAAATCGAATATGAGTTGGGAACAGACAGTGCCGAGCCAATTTCTGCGGATTATATTTTGCAGATATTGAAGCAATTTGACGCCCTTGTGGAGCTAGCGACCCTTGAACAGAAAAAGACCTTGCTCCGGCTAATGATTAACGAGATTCATATCAACGAGAAACGAGAGATAATGTCGATCGAACTGGCTTTTGATGAACAAATGCATACGCTTTTTTTAAAGGTAGACCCTTCCGCACGCAAAGTGGAAGGGTCGTTATTTTTGCCGAAACAGCAAGCTGCGTTTACATCAAAGCCAAAACGGTTCACCCTTTTGCTTTAA
- a CDS encoding recombinase family protein, giving the protein MEMILPNQPDRVALYVRVSTEEQAEHGYSIEAQLELLREYCKHHRKIIYKEYIDAGVSGKSVQGRKAMQSLLSDVKAGCFTEVIVWKVNRLARNAVDLLGIVEALHSNGGTLHSISESFDSRTPIGSFILHMLGATAELERNTIIENTKLGMLQRAKDGFYCNSQILGYDIIQEGTGQTRFCVQQEEASIVRYLFQLYDEGKGLKAIVNQVNREGYTTKRGKLFSVSTIRSILRNPVYVGKVRYTSLEGQTVTSDGLHEAIIPLELWERVQNKYSGTARKREKAVKRDYPLTGILKCPACGGSMVATHIKKRMRNRIEFYHYYSCNRYTNKGSSVCKPNNIRADVIEQVVLQRIGELLSNPVLIRDIVENTNRKQEQMIAPLRLELEKAEKELQQVKLRRQKYLVLFEEDDLEKSELITRLRELKEQLQVLSDQQHEIVQQIREKESKLLPVNTIHDVLNQLKVHLLASDQTQTTTLLRSLVDKITINIRREMESVTLHIGDALRKQLEQPA; this is encoded by the coding sequence ATGGAGATGATATTGCCAAATCAACCAGACCGTGTTGCCCTCTATGTCAGAGTAAGTACAGAAGAACAAGCAGAGCATGGATATAGCATCGAGGCTCAATTGGAGCTATTGCGTGAATATTGCAAGCATCATCGAAAAATCATTTACAAAGAGTATATCGATGCAGGTGTATCCGGTAAGTCCGTTCAAGGCAGAAAAGCGATGCAGTCACTTCTAAGTGATGTCAAAGCCGGTTGTTTCACGGAAGTGATTGTTTGGAAAGTCAACCGCCTTGCCCGTAATGCTGTGGATTTGCTAGGTATTGTGGAAGCTCTTCATTCCAACGGAGGCACGTTACATTCCATCAGCGAGAGCTTTGACAGCCGGACTCCTATTGGATCATTTATTTTGCATATGCTTGGCGCGACAGCGGAATTAGAGCGAAATACCATTATCGAAAATACGAAGCTAGGAATGTTGCAAAGAGCGAAAGATGGATTTTACTGTAATTCGCAGATTCTGGGGTATGACATTATTCAAGAGGGAACAGGTCAGACACGCTTTTGTGTCCAGCAGGAGGAGGCAAGCATTGTTCGCTACTTGTTTCAACTGTATGACGAAGGTAAAGGGTTAAAGGCCATTGTAAATCAGGTGAATCGGGAAGGATACACCACGAAAAGAGGAAAACTATTTTCCGTTTCTACAATAAGGTCCATCCTCCGAAATCCCGTCTACGTTGGCAAGGTGCGATATACCTCACTGGAGGGGCAGACTGTTACCAGTGACGGTCTGCACGAGGCAATCATTCCGCTTGAACTGTGGGAACGCGTTCAAAACAAGTATTCCGGCACAGCGAGGAAGCGCGAAAAGGCTGTGAAGCGGGATTATCCACTTACGGGTATATTAAAGTGTCCTGCTTGCGGTGGCAGCATGGTTGCTACACACATCAAAAAACGGATGAGAAATCGAATCGAATTTTATCATTACTACAGTTGTAATCGGTACACCAACAAAGGCAGCAGTGTATGCAAGCCAAACAACATTCGGGCAGATGTGATTGAACAAGTAGTTTTGCAAAGGATCGGTGAGCTTCTCTCCAATCCTGTACTGATCCGCGACATTGTTGAGAATACGAACCGCAAACAGGAACAAATGATAGCCCCTTTACGGCTTGAACTGGAAAAAGCAGAAAAAGAGTTGCAGCAAGTGAAGTTGCGTCGTCAAAAATATCTTGTCCTGTTTGAAGAAGATGATCTTGAAAAAAGCGAGTTGATCACTCGTTTACGGGAACTGAAAGAGCAGCTACAAGTGCTTTCGGATCAACAACATGAGATCGTCCAACAAATCCGTGAAAAAGAGAGCAAGCTCCTGCCCGTAAATACTATTCACGATGTACTGAACCAACTGAAAGTCCACTTGTTGGCATCGGATCAGACCCAAACGACTACACTGTTACGTTCTTTGGTCGATAAAATCACCATCAACATTCGACGGGAAATGGAGAGTGTCACACTTCATATCGGGGATGCATTACGAAAGCAACTGGAGCAGCCAGCTTAG
- a CDS encoding DUF960 family protein, producing the protein MREKKRYATVAIVEEVGVDIQRLLWEMLDDRIEQGHTLDYLQVFDLSVISINGQAMQRVCNWQEQPCLQIESVTTQIDTTQIESPIQTTIWIIDDGDCYTMLYPYEY; encoded by the coding sequence ATGCGAGAGAAAAAACGTTACGCGACTGTTGCTATTGTTGAAGAAGTAGGGGTAGATATCCAACGCCTTCTATGGGAGATGCTCGATGACCGTATCGAGCAAGGCCATACCTTGGATTACCTGCAGGTGTTCGATTTAAGCGTTATTTCTATTAATGGACAGGCCATGCAGCGCGTGTGCAACTGGCAAGAGCAGCCCTGCCTGCAAATCGAAAGCGTTACTACTCAGATCGATACTACTCAGATCGAATCTCCTATTCAAACTACGATATGGATCATTGATGATGGAGATTGCTACACGATGCTGTACCCATATGAATACTAG